Below is a genomic region from Phycobacter azelaicus.
CTTGAGGACGAGATCGACGAAGTTCTGGTCCCCACCGAAGAGGTGATCGAGGTCCGCCGCGGCAAGAAGGTCACCACCGAGCGCCGCTTCATGCCCGGCTACGTGCTGGTGCACATGGAAATGTCCGACCAGGGCTATCACCTGATCAACTCGATCAACCGCGTCACCGGCTTCCTGGGTCCGCAAGGCCGCCCGATGCCGATGCGCGACGCCGAGGTGCAGGGCATCCTGGGCCGCGTTCAGGAAGGCGAAGAAGCCCCGCGCACGCTCATCTCCTTCGAGGTCGGTGAGAAGGTCAAGGTCAACGACGGCCCCTTCGAGGATTTCGACGGCATGGTCGAGGGCGTGGACGACGAGAACCAGAAGCTCAAGGTTACCGTGTCGATCTTCGGCCGCGAAACCCCGGTCGAGCTGGACTTCACCCAGGTCACCAAGCAGGGCTGATCACCCTCGCGATTGAAATTCAAGGCGCCGTGTTGCTTCATGCAATGCGGCGTTTTCTTTAGTTTGTGCCGACTGCATCTACTCGGGGCGAAGCAGACCTTGGAATTTTTGCTGAAGTTGCCAATAACATGGTTGCTACTGTTTCAATACCAAGGGTTTTGTTGGGCTTGCAAATGATGTTCAAATCAATGGCTATTGGACTGATTTTTGCTGGGGGCATAGCTTGAATGGTCTGGGAGTCTACTGCCACAGGAATGTGTGAAAACACGTTGGTAAGTTCGTTGAGATCCCCCACTGGTGTTTCGAGAGCAATTCTATTCGAGAGAAGCTGCGGAGCAACCACCGACTTTTCCACGCAAATTTCAGTTATTGGGGAAGGCGAGTCGGTTGTTGGTGGGGGAAATGTATTCGTCGCGACAACGAGTGATAGTGCTTCAATTGTTGGCGAATGGGGCGGTCCATATGCGGAATTGGAATGGATAGATGACCAAATACTGTTGATTTCTTTCGATGCCAGCGCAGAGGTGTTTTTGGAGGAAGAGGAGCATGACGGAGTGCTTGTAAGATACCAAAGGACAAAATGAGGAAGCCAATATTTGAATTGCGCTCCAAGCGGTCACTGCAGGAGCCGGTCATTGCCCGTCTACCGACCCTGCTATTCCTTTACATGTCGCCCTTGTCTAAACCTGCTTCATGGCATTCACGAAGTGGCCAATCTCATCGTGGGTGTTGAAGTAATGCACCGAAGCCCGTGTCAGGGCATTCAATCCGCGTGCATCCATATCGAGGCGGGCGCAGGTCACGGGGGAGACGGAGACGTTGATCTGGCTGGCGCGTAGCGCATCGGCGATGCCCTTGGGGTCGATACCATCCTTTGTGAAGGTGACGATCCCGCATTTTCGGGCGCCAAGGTCATGTACTGACACGCCGTCAATCGCGCCAAGCGCATCGCGCAGGTCCTGGGCCAGCGTGGTCACGCGGGTCTCGATATTGGCAAGGCCGATGCTGCGGGCATAGCGGACAGCCTCCATCAGCCCGACACGGCCAGCGACATAGCTTTCCCAGTTCTCGAACCTCTTGGCGCCGGGGGCCAGCTCATAACTGTCTGTCCCGGTCCATTTGGCTGACAGAAGGTCGATGAAGGGCGGGTCGATCCGATCAAGGATGCTCTGGCGGACGTAAAGGAACCCGGTCCCTCGCGGCCCGCGCAGGAACTTGCGCCCGGTGCCCGATAGGATGTCGCATCCGATCTGCTCCACATCCACGGCGATCTGCCCGACCGATTGGCAGGCATCCAGCAGGTAGAGAACGCCGTGCTTTTTCGCGATGGCGCCGACCTCTGCGGCGGGGTTCACCAGCCCGCCCTGGGTCGGCACATGGGTTATGGCGATCAGCCTGGTGCGGGGGGTGATCATGGCCTCCAGCGCCGCCACATCGATCTGGCCGGTCTGATCCGACGGCACAAGGTCGATTTCAAACCCGAGCCGACGCGACTGCTGCAAAAGGGCGAGGTAGTTGGAGGCATATTCAGAGGCATGGGTGATCACCCGGTCCCCCGGCTCCAGATGCAGGCCATAAAACGCCATGTCCCAGGCGCGGGTAGCGTTCTCGACAAAGGCAATCTCATCAGGCTTTGCGTTCAGAAGAGCCGCGAATTCGGAGTAAAAGGCCTGAATGTCCTCCTGCGCTCGCCTCTCTGCCTCGTATCCGCCGACTTCGTTTTCGTCTCGCAGAACCCGTTGCAAGGCGTCAAAAACGGGCCTCGGCATCAGCGATGAGCCTGCGTTGTTGAAATGCAGTACATTTGCGCAGCTCGGTGTGTCCGAACGGACCTGATCAATATCAATCATGAGGGAAATCTCTTGTTCTGAAGCGCCTTCGGGGTGTTATCTGATTGGGTGGAGCCTATGCGCCATCACCTTGCTGCTGCAATGCTGAACACCTGAAGGCTACCCTTGGCCCTGCACACAGGGCTCTTGCAGCCAAAGTCCTTGCCAACCCGACCATTCCCCTGTACACGCCGCCTCTATCGTCTTCGGGCGAGATTCTCTCGTGGGAGGTCTATGGGTCGCGACCCTGAAACCGGACCACGCAACATAAAACCGGGTGGAACGCGTTTCGCCCCAGTTGAAAGGAACACCAGATGGCCAAGAAGCTTGCTGGTACAATGAAGCTGCAGGTTCCTGCAGGTCAAGCCAACCCCTCCCCGCCGGTCGGCCCGGCGCTGGGTCAGCGCGGCATCAACATCATGGAATTCTGCAAGGCGTTCAACGCCAAGACGCAGGAAATGGAGCCCGGCGCGCCGTGCCCGACCGTGATCACCTACTATCAGGACAAGTCCTTCACCATGGACATCAAGACGCCGCCTGCGTCTTACTACCTGAAGAAGGCCGCCAAGGTTAAATCCGGCGCCAAGACCCCCTCGCGTGAGACCGTCGGCACCGTGACCGCCGCTCAGGTGCGTGAGATCGCCGAAGCGAAGATGAAAGATCTGAGCGCCAACGATGTTGAAGCGGCGATGCAGATCATCCTGGGCTCTGCCCGCTCCATGGGCATCGAGGTGAAGTAAGATGGCAAAGCTCGGTAAACGTACCCGCGCAGCACGCGAAGCCTTCGCAGGCAAAGAGAACCTGACCGTCGAAGAAGCAGTTGCACTGGTCAAGGCTAACGCAACCTCCAAGTTCGACGAGACCATCGAAATCGCTCTGAACCTGGGTGTTGACACCCGTCACGCAGACCAGATGGTGCGCGGCGTTGTTGGTCTGCCCAACGGCACCGGTAAAGCCATGCGCGTTGCTGTGTTTGCACGCGGCGCCAAGGCGGATGAAGCCAAGGAAGCCGGCGCGGATATCGTTGGTGCAGAAGACCTGATGGAAACCATCCAGGGCGGCACCATTGATTTCGATCGCTGCATCGCAACCCCGGACATGATGCCCGTCGTTGGCCGTCTGGGTAAGGTTCTGGGCCCGCGCAACCTGATGCCGAACCCCAAGGTTGGCACCGTGACCATGGACGTCAAGGCAGCTGTTGAAGCGGCCAAGGGCGGCGAAGTCCAGTTCAAGGCGGAAAAGGGCGGTGTTGTGCACGCAGGTGTTGGCAAAGCCTCCTTTGACGAAGCCAAGCTGGTCGAAAACGTCCGCGCATTCGTGTCGGCTGTTGCCAAGGCAAAGCCGTCGGGCGCAAAAGGTGCCTACATGAAGAAGATCGCGCTGTCGTCGACCATGGGCCCCGGTGTGACTGTCGACGTCGATCAGGCCGTTAGCGAGTAAGCTGCACTCTTTGAATTCCAAGCGGCCCGTGCGAGATCCTCGTGCGGGCCGTTTCTTTTCAGGGGCATGAAAACGCTGGGAACTGCCGGGGCTGGCAAGTTTTTGCGAGGCAGTGATTTACCTCTTGGAAATCTGCATCGAAGCGACTATCAAGCCCTTGAGGTAAAGCGTGCGATTCGTCGTGCGCTTTATTTCATTTCGTCCAAGATGGTGGGTGGCCTTTCGATCGGGCCTTAATTTCCCTCCTGAGACGGGAAAGACCAATAGATCGAGGGTTTCTTGACCCTCGGGCGACTTTGGCTAACCCCGTATTGCGGACTTGAACGCCGGGCCATCTGGTCTGGCACATCAAAGAGCCGGGGAGCGCAAGCCCCCCAAAACCTGGAGAGAACTGTGGATAGAGCCCAGAAAGAGAAATTGGTCGAGGAACTCGGCCAGATCTTCGAAAGCTCTGGCGTCGTGGTGGTTGCTCACTACGCCGGTCTGACAGTTGCCGAGATGCAGGACCTGCGCGCGCGTGCACGCGAAGCGGGCAGTGCCGTGCGTGTTGCCAAGAACAGGCTCGCCAAAATCGCCCTCGAGGGTAAGCCGTGTGCAAGCATGGCCGACCTGCTGACAGGGATGACCGTTCTGACCTATTCCGAGGACCCCGTGGCAGCTGCCAAGGTGGCCGAGGGCTTCGCCAAGGATAACAAGAAGTTTGAGATCCTCGGCGGTGCAATGGGTGAGAACGCTCTGGACCGCGCAGGCGTCGAAGCCGTGTCGAAAATGCCGTCCCGCGAGGAGCTTATTGCTTCCATCGTTGGCTGCATTGGCGCACCCGCTTCCAACATCGCCGGCGCAATTGGCGCACCTGCAAGCAACATCGCAAGCATCCTTTCGACCATCGAAGAGAAGGCGGAAGCTGCATAAGCGGTTGGCACTGAATGGCCGGTGTGGGGCTTATGCTCACACGCTGGAAACACACACTTTAAAACGGAAAGAGCTGATAAAATGGCTGATCTGAAGAAACTGGCAGAAGAGATCGTTGGTCTGACCCTGCTTGAAGCACAAGAACTGAAAACCATCCTCAAAGACGAGTACGGCATCGAGCCCGCAGCTGGCGGCGCCGTCATGGTTGCAGCTGGTGGCGACGCCGGTGGCGCAGCTGAGGAAGAAAAGACCGAATTCGACGTCGTTCTGAAGAACGCCGGCGCGTCCAAGATCAACGTGATCAAAGAAGTTCGCGGCATCACCGGTCTGGGCCTGAAAGAAGCCAAGGAACTGGTCGAAGCCGGCGGCAAGATCAAAGAAGGCGTGGACAAAGCCGAAGCAGAAGACATCAAAGGCAAGCTGGAAGCAGCTGGCGCCGAAGTCGAGCTGGCCTAAGCCTCGCTTGCGGGACATAGGGGCGGCGGTTTCTTTCAAACCCTGCCTTGCGCTCCCTCAGAATTTGGCTGGATCCGGGGAAAACCCGGGTCCAGCCGAACCTGTCTCAGAAAGGGACCTATCGCCCAGGTCTTTTTCTTAGATGCGGTTCACGTGATCGGGAGGCGGCCATTCGGGACGGCAGCCATGAATTGATCCGAACGCTCTATCTCGTATGGGCAAGATGCCGAAGCCCGGCGGCATCCTTGTCCGGTGAGAAATTCGAAAGGTGACATCTGACATGGCTCAAACGTTCCTTGGCCAGAAACGTCTTCGCAAATATTATGGCAAGATCCGCGAAGTGCTGGATATGCCGAACCTCATTGAGGTTCAGAAATCTTCCTACGATCTGTTCCTTCGTTCTGGCGACGCCGAAGCGCCTCAAGACGGCGAAGGCATCAACGGTGTTTTTCAATCTGTTTTCCCGATCAAGGATTTCAACGAAAACTCCGTGCTGGAGTTCGTGAAATACGCGCTGGAAAAGCCGAAATACGACGTCGAAGAATGCATGCAGCGCGACATGACCTATTCCGCGCCGCTGAAGGTCACCCTGCGTCTGATCGTCTTTGATGTCGATGAGGACACCGGCGCCCGCTCGGTCAAGGACATCAAGGAACAGGACGTCTTCATGGGTGACATGCCCCTGATGACCCCGAACGGCACCTTTGTCGTCAACGGCACCGAACGTGTGATCGTCAGCCAGATGCACCGTTCGCCCGGCGTGTTCTTTGACCACGACAAAGGCAAGACGCATTCCTCGGGCAAACTGCTCTTTGCCTGCCGCATCATCCCGTACCGCGGCTCCTGGCTCGACTTTGAGTTCGACGCCAAGGATATCGTCTTTGCCCGCATCGACCGCCGTCGCAAACTTCCTGTGACCACCCTGCTTTACGCTCTGGGTCTGGACCAGGAAGGCATCATGGATGCCTATTACGACACCGTCACCTACAAGCTTGAGAAAAGCCGCGGCTGGGTTACGCCGTTCTTCCCCGAGCGTGTGCGCGGCACCCGCCCGACCTATGACCTCGTCGATGCCGCCACCGGAGAGATCTTTGCCGAAGCCGGCAAGAAGGTCACCCCCCGCGCCGTCAAGAAGATGATCGACGAAGGCACCATTACCGAGCTGTTGGTGCCGTTTGAACATATCGTCGGCAAATTCGTCGCAAAGGACATCATCAACGAGGAAACCGGCGCCATCTACGTCGAGGCCGGTGATGAGCTGACCCTTGAATTTGACAAGGACGGCGACCTGATCGGTGGTACCGTGAAGGAACTGGTTGATGCGGGCGTGACCGAGATTCCGGTTCTCGACATCGATAACGTCAATGTCGGTCCCTACATGCGCAACACCATGGCGATGGACAAAAACATGGGCCGCGAGACCGCGCTCATGGACATTTACCGCGTGATGCGCCCGGGTGAGCCGCCCACCGTCGAGGCCGCCTCGGCTCTGTTCGACACGCTGTTCTTTGACAGCGAGCGTTATGACCTCTCCGCTGTTGGCCGTGTGAAGATGAACATGCGCCTGGCGCTGGACGCCGAAGACACCCAACGTACCCTGCGCAAGGAAGATATCATCGCCTGTATCAAGGCGCTGGTCGAACTGCGTGACGGCAAGGGCGACATCGATGACATCGACCACCTCGGCAACCGCCGCGTGCGTTCGGTCGGCGAACTGATGGAAAACCAGTACCGCGTCGGCCTTCTGCGCATGGAGCGCGCGATCAAGGAGCGTATGTCCTCGGTCGAGATCGACACGGTGATGCCGCAGGATCTGATCAACGCGAAACCGGCCGCGGCCGCGGTGCGTGAATTCTTCGGTTCCTCGCAGCTGTCGCAGTTCATGGACCAGACCAACCCGCTGTCCGAAGTCACCCACAAACGCCGCCTCTCGGCGCTTGGGCCGGGCGGTCTGACCCGCGAACGCGCGGGCTTTGAGGTCCGCGACGTTCACCCGACCCACTATGGCCGGATGTGCCCGATTGAAACGCCGGAAGGTCCGAACATTGGTCTGATCAACTCGCTGGCCACCTTCGCTCGCGTGAACAAGTACGGCTTCATCGAGACCCCCTACCGTGTCGTGAAGGACGCGCAGGTCACCGACGAAGTGCACTACATGTCCGCGACCGAGGAAATGCGCCACACTGTGGCCCAGGCCAACGCGGCGCTGGATGCAGATGGCAAGTTCCAGAACGATCTGGTCTCGACCCGTCAGTCCGGCGACTACACCCTGGCCCCGCGTGAAAACGTCGACCTGATCGACGTGTCGCCCAAGCAGTTGGTCTCGGTTGCGGCCTCGCTCATTCCGTTCCTGGAAAACGACGACGCCAACCGCGCTCTGATGGGCTCGAACATGCAACGTCAGGCGGTTCCGCTCCTGCGCGCCGAGGCACCGCTGGTCGGTACCGGTATCGAGGAAATCGTGGCCCGCGACTCGGGCGCTGCGATCATGGCGAAACGCGCCGGTATCATCGACCAGGTCGATGCCCAGCGTATCGTGATCCGTGCGACCTCTGACTTGGAGCTGGGCGATGCGGGCGTCGACATCTACCGCATGCGCAAGTTCCAGCGTTCGAACCAGAACACCTGCATCAACCAGCGACCGCTGGTGAAGGTGGGTCAGGAAGTGCGCAAAGGCGAAGTGATTGCTGACGGTCCCTCGACCGATATGGGCGAACTGGCCCTCGGCAAGAACGTCGTCGTCGCCTTCATGCCCTGGAACGGCTACAATTACGAAGACTCCATCCTGATTTCCGAGCGGATTGCCCGTGACGACGTCTTCACCTCGATCCATATCGAGGAATTCGAAGTCGCCGCGCGTGACACCAAGCTTGGCCCGGAAGAGATCACCCGCGACATCCCGAACGTGGGTGAAGAAGCGCTGCGCAACCTCGATGAGGCGGGTATCGTCTACATCGGTGCAGACGTGGAGCCGGGCGACATCCTGGTTGGCAAGATCACTCCGAAGGGCGAAAGCCCGATGACGCCGGAAGAAAAGCTTCTGCGCGCCATCTTCGGTGAGAAAGCCTCGGACGTGCGCGACACCTCCCTGCGCGTCAAGCCGGGCGACTACGGCACAGTGGTCGAGGTGCGTGTCTTCAACCGCCATGGTGTGGAAAAAGACGAGCGCGCCCTGCAGATCGAGCGTGAGGAAGTTGAACGCCTTGCCCGTGACCGCGACGACGAGCTGGCGATCCTGGATCGCAACATCTACGCCCGTCTGCGTGGCATGCTGCTGGGCAAGACCGCTGTAAAAGGCCCCAAAGGCATCAAGGCAGGGTCCGAGATCACCGAAGAGCTGCTGGATAGCCTCAGCCGTGGTCAGTGGTGGATGCTTGCCCTTGAGGACGAGAAAGACGCCCAGATCCTTGAGGCCCTGAACGAGCAGTACGAAGCGCAGAAGCGCGCTCTGGATGCCCGTTTTGAAGACAAGGTCGAAAAGGTCCGCCGCGGCGACGACCTGCCGCCGGGTGTGATGAAGATGGTCAAGGTCTTCATCGCCGTGAAGCGCAAGCTGCAGCCGGGCGACAAGATGGCCGGCCGTCACGGCAACAAGGGTGTGATCTCGAAAGTGGTGCCGATGGAGGACATGCCATTCCTCGCAGATGGTACTCCGGTCGATTTCTGTCTCAACCCGCTGGGCGTTCCGTCGCGTATGAACGTCGGTCAGATCCTTGAAACCCATATGGGCTGGGCCGCGCGCGGTCTCGGCATCAAGGTGGACGAGGCGCTGCAGGAATACCGTCGCTCCGGCGATCTCACCCCGGTGCGCGATGCGATGCATCACGCCTATGGCGAGAACGTCTATGACGAAGGCATCGCCGAGATGAGCGAAACCGACCTCATTGAGGCGGCGCACAACGTCACCCGCGGTGTGCCGATCGCAACCCCGGTCTTTGACGGTGCCAAAGAGGCAGACGTCAACGATGCACTGGTTCGCGCTGGTTTCGACACCTCTGGCCAGTCGATCCTGTTCGACGGCCGCACCGGTGAGCAGTTCGCGCGTCCCGTGACCGTTGGCATCAAGTACCTGCTGAAACTGCACCACCTGGTCGACGACAAGATCCACGCGCGCTCAACTGGTCCGTACTCCCTCGTCACGCAGCAGCCGCTGGGTGGTAAGGCGCAGTTCGGTGGTCAGCGTTTCGGGGAGATGGAGGTCTGGGCTCTGGAAGCCTACGGCGCCGCCTACACCCTGCAGGAGATGCTCACCGTCAAGTCGGATGACGTCGCAGGCCGGACCAAGGTCTATGAAAGCATCGTCAAGGGCGAAGACAACTTTGAAGCGGGCGTACCGGAATCGTTCAACGTTCTGGTCAAGGAAGTCCGTGGTCTCGGCCTGAATATGGAACTCCTGGATGCGGAGGTTGAGGAGTAAGGGCGCTTGCCCTTCTCCCGTCCCCCCTTCCGCAAGATTTGAGGTATCAAAATGAACCAGGAAATCACCAACAACCCGTTCAACCCGCTGACGCCGCCCAAGGTCTTTGATGAGATCAAGGTCTCGCTGGCGTCGCCGGAACGGATCCTGTCTTGGTCCTATGGCGAAATCAAAAAGCCGGAGACCATCAACTACCGGACCTTCAAGCCCGAGCGTGACGGTCTGTTCTGCGCCCGTATCTTTGGCCCGATCAAAGACTACGAATGCCTCTGCGGCAAATATAAGCGCATGAAATATCGCGGCGTTGTCTGCGAAAAATGTGGTGTGGAAGTCACCCTGCAAAAGGTCCGCCGCGAGCGTATGGGCCATATCGAACTGGCCGCACCCGTTGCGCATATCTGGTTCCTGAAGTCGCTTCCCTCCCGCATCGGCCTGATGCTGGACATGACCCTGCGCGATCTGGAGCGGGTTCTCTACTTTGAGAACTACGTGGTGATCGAGCCGGGCCTCACCGATCTCACCTACGGTCAGATGATGACCGAAGAAGAGTATATGGACGCTCAGGACCAGTACGGCATGGACGCCTTCACCGCCAATATCGGCGCCGAAGCGATCCGTGAAATGCTGGCTGCGATCGATCTGGAAGCCGAAGCCGAACAGCTGCGCGCCGAACTGGCCGAAGCCACTGGTGAGCTGAAGCCCAAGAAGATCATCAAGCGCCTGAAAGTCGTGGAAAGCTTCCTCGAGTCGGGCAACCGTCCCGAGTGGATGATCATGACCGTGATCCCGGTCATCCCGCCGGAACTGCGTCCGCTGGTGCCGCTGGATGGCGGCCGTTTCGCGACCTCCGACCTGAACGATCTGTATCGCCGCGTCATCAACCGGAACAACCGTCTGAAGCGTCTGATCGAACTGCGCGCACCTGACATCATCGTGCGCAACGAAAAGCGGATGCTGCAGGAATCCGTTGACGCCCTGTTTGACAACGGCCGCCGTGGTCGCGTCATCACCGGCGCCAACAAGCGTCCGCTGAAATCGCTTTCGGACATGCTGAAAGGTAAGCAGGGCCGCTTCCGTCAGAACCTTCTGGGTAAGCGGGTGGACTTCTCGGGCCGTTCGGTCATCGTGACCGGGCCTGAGCTGAAGCTGCACCAGTGTGGTCTGCCCAAGAAGATGGCGCTCGAACTGTTCAAGCCCTTCATCTACTCGCGTCTGGAGGCCAAAGGCCTGTCCTCCACCGTGAAGCAGGCCAAGAAGCTGGTGGAAAAAGAGCGCCCCGAGGTCTGGGATATCCTTGATGAAGTGATCCGTGAACACCCGGTCATGCTGAACCGTGCGCCGACGCTGCACCGTCTTGGTATCCAGGCATTCGAACCCACGCTGATCGAAGGCAAGGCGATCCAGCTGCACCCGCTGGTCTGCTCGGCCTTTAACGCCGACTTCGACGGTGACCAGATGGCCGTGCACGTCCCGCTGAGCCTTGAGGCCCAGCTGGAAGCGCGTGTCCTGATGATGTCGACCAACAACGTTCTGTCGCCTGCAAACGGCGCACCGATCATCGTTCCTTCGCAGGATATGATCCTTGGTCTCTACTATGTGACCCTAGAGCGTGAAGGGATGGTGGGTGAAGGCAAGGTCTTTGGCACCATCGAGGAAGTCGAACACGCGCTGAATGCGGGCGAGGTG
It encodes:
- the nusG gene encoding transcription termination/antitermination protein NusG, coding for MAKRWYSVSVLSNFEKKIAEQIRASVAEHGLEDEIDEVLVPTEEVIEVRRGKKVTTERRFMPGYVLVHMEMSDQGYHLINSINRVTGFLGPQGRPMPMRDAEVQGILGRVQEGEEAPRTLISFEVGEKVKVNDGPFEDFDGMVEGVDDENQKLKVTVSIFGRETPVELDFTQVTKQG
- a CDS encoding aminotransferase class V-fold PLP-dependent enzyme — translated: MIDIDQVRSDTPSCANVLHFNNAGSSLMPRPVFDALQRVLRDENEVGGYEAERRAQEDIQAFYSEFAALLNAKPDEIAFVENATRAWDMAFYGLHLEPGDRVITHASEYASNYLALLQQSRRLGFEIDLVPSDQTGQIDVAALEAMITPRTRLIAITHVPTQGGLVNPAAEVGAIAKKHGVLYLLDACQSVGQIAVDVEQIGCDILSGTGRKFLRGPRGTGFLYVRQSILDRIDPPFIDLLSAKWTGTDSYELAPGAKRFENWESYVAGRVGLMEAVRYARSIGLANIETRVTTLAQDLRDALGAIDGVSVHDLGARKCGIVTFTKDGIDPKGIADALRASQINVSVSPVTCARLDMDARGLNALTRASVHYFNTHDEIGHFVNAMKQV
- the rplK gene encoding 50S ribosomal protein L11, which encodes MAKKLAGTMKLQVPAGQANPSPPVGPALGQRGINIMEFCKAFNAKTQEMEPGAPCPTVITYYQDKSFTMDIKTPPASYYLKKAAKVKSGAKTPSRETVGTVTAAQVREIAEAKMKDLSANDVEAAMQIILGSARSMGIEVK
- the rplA gene encoding 50S ribosomal protein L1, translating into MAKLGKRTRAAREAFAGKENLTVEEAVALVKANATSKFDETIEIALNLGVDTRHADQMVRGVVGLPNGTGKAMRVAVFARGAKADEAKEAGADIVGAEDLMETIQGGTIDFDRCIATPDMMPVVGRLGKVLGPRNLMPNPKVGTVTMDVKAAVEAAKGGEVQFKAEKGGVVHAGVGKASFDEAKLVENVRAFVSAVAKAKPSGAKGAYMKKIALSSTMGPGVTVDVDQAVSE
- the rplJ gene encoding 50S ribosomal protein L10, which produces MDRAQKEKLVEELGQIFESSGVVVVAHYAGLTVAEMQDLRARAREAGSAVRVAKNRLAKIALEGKPCASMADLLTGMTVLTYSEDPVAAAKVAEGFAKDNKKFEILGGAMGENALDRAGVEAVSKMPSREELIASIVGCIGAPASNIAGAIGAPASNIASILSTIEEKAEAA
- the rplL gene encoding 50S ribosomal protein L7/L12; amino-acid sequence: MADLKKLAEEIVGLTLLEAQELKTILKDEYGIEPAAGGAVMVAAGGDAGGAAEEEKTEFDVVLKNAGASKINVIKEVRGITGLGLKEAKELVEAGGKIKEGVDKAEAEDIKGKLEAAGAEVELA
- the rpoB gene encoding DNA-directed RNA polymerase subunit beta, which gives rise to MAQTFLGQKRLRKYYGKIREVLDMPNLIEVQKSSYDLFLRSGDAEAPQDGEGINGVFQSVFPIKDFNENSVLEFVKYALEKPKYDVEECMQRDMTYSAPLKVTLRLIVFDVDEDTGARSVKDIKEQDVFMGDMPLMTPNGTFVVNGTERVIVSQMHRSPGVFFDHDKGKTHSSGKLLFACRIIPYRGSWLDFEFDAKDIVFARIDRRRKLPVTTLLYALGLDQEGIMDAYYDTVTYKLEKSRGWVTPFFPERVRGTRPTYDLVDAATGEIFAEAGKKVTPRAVKKMIDEGTITELLVPFEHIVGKFVAKDIINEETGAIYVEAGDELTLEFDKDGDLIGGTVKELVDAGVTEIPVLDIDNVNVGPYMRNTMAMDKNMGRETALMDIYRVMRPGEPPTVEAASALFDTLFFDSERYDLSAVGRVKMNMRLALDAEDTQRTLRKEDIIACIKALVELRDGKGDIDDIDHLGNRRVRSVGELMENQYRVGLLRMERAIKERMSSVEIDTVMPQDLINAKPAAAAVREFFGSSQLSQFMDQTNPLSEVTHKRRLSALGPGGLTRERAGFEVRDVHPTHYGRMCPIETPEGPNIGLINSLATFARVNKYGFIETPYRVVKDAQVTDEVHYMSATEEMRHTVAQANAALDADGKFQNDLVSTRQSGDYTLAPRENVDLIDVSPKQLVSVAASLIPFLENDDANRALMGSNMQRQAVPLLRAEAPLVGTGIEEIVARDSGAAIMAKRAGIIDQVDAQRIVIRATSDLELGDAGVDIYRMRKFQRSNQNTCINQRPLVKVGQEVRKGEVIADGPSTDMGELALGKNVVVAFMPWNGYNYEDSILISERIARDDVFTSIHIEEFEVAARDTKLGPEEITRDIPNVGEEALRNLDEAGIVYIGADVEPGDILVGKITPKGESPMTPEEKLLRAIFGEKASDVRDTSLRVKPGDYGTVVEVRVFNRHGVEKDERALQIEREEVERLARDRDDELAILDRNIYARLRGMLLGKTAVKGPKGIKAGSEITEELLDSLSRGQWWMLALEDEKDAQILEALNEQYEAQKRALDARFEDKVEKVRRGDDLPPGVMKMVKVFIAVKRKLQPGDKMAGRHGNKGVISKVVPMEDMPFLADGTPVDFCLNPLGVPSRMNVGQILETHMGWAARGLGIKVDEALQEYRRSGDLTPVRDAMHHAYGENVYDEGIAEMSETDLIEAAHNVTRGVPIATPVFDGAKEADVNDALVRAGFDTSGQSILFDGRTGEQFARPVTVGIKYLLKLHHLVDDKIHARSTGPYSLVTQQPLGGKAQFGGQRFGEMEVWALEAYGAAYTLQEMLTVKSDDVAGRTKVYESIVKGEDNFEAGVPESFNVLVKEVRGLGLNMELLDAEVEE